Proteins encoded within one genomic window of Triticum aestivum cultivar Chinese Spring chromosome 2D, IWGSC CS RefSeq v2.1, whole genome shotgun sequence:
- the LOC123054296 gene encoding protein CELLULOSE SYNTHASE INTERACTIVE 1, protein MQPPPATGDALAECLRLLAELPAAAASSPAFRRHWPSLSASVSSLSASLSHPAFPPSAPLLSPLFSALGALLSVCGGPPLGHLHTVSLLSSSAASLSQLAADARLLVSPSPAGGEGGGSDSLLPRLRLGSAVSRAAALDSLAESVGSLPASHSAAAVSAVAAMLDNGDLLPASRDKAVSVLAAFASSDAGCLFLAQESGTVVPHLCRALESGGASAEQACVALEPLTASSRDAAAAVSARGGVAALLVACAAGTPASQAAAAGVLRNIAAFPDLLPAFRDEGALPLIVQLVSLGTPRTQELALGCLQNLTASDGDEGQRLKVEAFQEGALGCVKDFLESCRGDAPGLAPAFGLLRNMATFRYIAEIAVSAGFVSHVLAALGSDRASTRTEAAMALAELCSVSSSSKARKEAGGAMPRLIWMLEAKAVAERDAAARALATLVVAASSHRKAFKKDEMGIVNAVQLLDPAVRGADKRFPVSLLLAVAQSRRCRKQMVAAGACGFLQGLLAAEVDGAKKLSECLGRGKMLGVFPRT, encoded by the coding sequence ATGCAACCGCCGCCGGCCACCGGCGACGCGCTCGCCGAGTGCCTCCGCCTCCTGGCCGAGCTCCCcgccgcggccgcctcctccccggcCTTCCGCCGCCACTGGCCCTCGCTCTCCGCCTCCGTCTCCTCGCTCTCCGCCTCCCTCTCCCACCCCGCCTTCCCGCCCTCCGCGCCGCTGCTCTCCCCCCTCTTCTCCGCCCTCGGGGCCCTCCTCTCCGTCTGCGGCGGCCCTCCCCTCGGCCACCTCCACACCGTCTCGctcctctcctcctccgccgcctcgctcTCCCAGCTCGCGGCCGACGCGCGCCTGCTCGTCTCCCCGTCCCCCGCCGGGGGCGAAGGCGGCGGGTCCGACAGCCTGCTCCCCCGCCTCCGGCTCGGGTCGGCCGTCTCCCGCGCCGCGGCGCTGGACTCGCTCGCCGAGTCCGTCGGGTCCCTCCCGGCgtcgcactccgccgccgccgtctccgcgGTCGCCGCGATGCTCGACAACGGCGACCTCCTCCCGGCCTCCCGCGACAAGGCCGTGTCCGTGCTCGCCGCCTTCGCGTCCTCCGACGCCGGCTGCCTGTTCCTGGCCCAGGAGTCGGGCACCGTCGTGCCCCACCTCTGCCGCGCGCTGGAGTCCGGCGGTGCCAGCGCAGAGCAGGCGTGCGTCGCGCTGGAGCCGCTCACCGCCTCGTCGCGGGACGCGGCGGCCGCCGTCTCGGCGCGCGGCGGCGTGGCCGCGCTCCTCGTGGCCTGCGCCGCCGGCACCCCGGCGTCGCAGGCCGCCGCCGCGGGCGTGCTCCGGAACATCGCCGCGTTCCCGGACCTGCTCCCCGCGTTCCGCGACGAGGGCGCGCTCCCGCTGATCGTGCAGCTCGTCTCACTCGGCACGCCGCGGACGCAGGAGCTCGCGCTTGGCTGCCTCCAGAACCTGACGGCCAGCGACGGCGACGAGGGGCAGAGGCTCAAGGTCGAGGCTTTCCAAGAAGGCGCGCTCGGCTGCGTCAAGGACTTCCTGGAGTCCTGCCGCGGCGACGCGCCGGGCCTCGCGCCGGCATTCGGGCTCCTCCGCAACATGGCCACCTTCCGCTACATCGCGGAGATAGCCGTGTCCGCCGGCTTCGTCAGCCACGTCCTGGCCGCGCTGGGCAGCGACAGGGCCAGCACCCGCACAGAGGCCGCCATGGCGCTAGCAGAACTCTGCAGCGTGAGCAGCAGCAGCAAGGCGAGGAAGGAGGCCGGGGGCGCGATGCCGAGGCTGATCTGGATGCTGGAGGCCAAGGCCGTGGCCGAGAGGGACGCCGCGGCGAGGGCGCTGGCGACGCTGGTGGTGGCGGCGAGCAGCCACCGGAAGGCGTTCAAGAAGGACGAGATGGGCATCGTGAACGCGGTCCAGCTGCTGGACCCGGCCGTCCGGGGCGCCGACAAGCGGTTCCCCGTTTCCCTTTTGCTGGCCGTGGCGCAGTCCCGGCGGTGCCGGAAGCAGATGGTGGCCGCCGGCGCGTGCGGGTTCCTGCAGGGGCTCCTGGCCGCGGAGGTGGACGGCGCCAAGAAGCTCTCCGAGTGCCTCGGCCGGGGCAAGATGCTCGGCGTGTTCCCCCGGACATGA